A genomic segment from Streptomyces sp. NBC_00459 encodes:
- a CDS encoding MFS transporter, whose translation MSTQESLRIPRPSDKSAPPHRPGLILAFLCLAGFMTFLDVSIVNVALPSIEDELDISQTSLQYIVTTYGMLLGGFLLLTGRLADAFGRRRMLQTGLTLFALTSLLAGLGQSAAMLIVARGAQGLGAAFIATAALSLLANNFEEGPERNKALGAWGALSGIAAVAGVSLGGLITDGPGWRWIFFINVPIGLVCALIAPKIVAESRAAERSSSFDVSGAVTLTAGLVLLIFTLGQTIDDSDVPMGRIYGGFALSAVLLIAFVLIERRAKAPLIPLGIFKRKSLRAANVVAILLLGTCVTLFFFASLFMQQVLDWSALKTGMAYVPLAVIVAVGAGVASQLVTKVAAKPVLMTGLALTSVGMFLLWRAPSDASYLVDLLPAFLLSGLGLGLSFVPVQVAAFQGTNEDDSGLSAGLINTAQEVGGALGLAVAATYAFRQVEQLTEWADGVPARVTQARTEVFHDAFLAGACFAAAGLVLTLILLPFTKASDQSAAAPANN comes from the coding sequence ATGTCGACCCAAGAGTCGCTGCGCATTCCTCGCCCCTCCGACAAATCGGCCCCTCCGCACCGCCCGGGACTCATCCTGGCGTTCCTGTGCCTGGCCGGCTTCATGACCTTCCTCGATGTGTCGATCGTCAATGTGGCCCTGCCGAGCATCGAGGACGAGCTCGACATCTCCCAGACGTCCCTGCAGTACATCGTCACCACGTACGGCATGCTGCTCGGCGGCTTCCTGCTGCTGACGGGTCGGCTGGCCGACGCCTTCGGCCGCCGCCGGATGCTCCAGACCGGTCTGACCCTCTTCGCCCTCACCTCCCTGCTCGCAGGGCTCGGGCAGAGCGCGGCCATGCTGATCGTGGCGCGCGGCGCCCAGGGCCTGGGCGCCGCGTTCATCGCGACGGCCGCGCTGTCCCTGCTCGCCAACAACTTCGAGGAGGGCCCCGAACGCAACAAGGCACTGGGCGCCTGGGGTGCGCTCAGCGGTATCGCCGCCGTCGCCGGTGTCAGCCTGGGCGGTCTGATCACCGACGGTCCGGGCTGGCGCTGGATCTTCTTCATCAACGTGCCGATCGGCCTGGTCTGCGCGCTGATCGCCCCGAAGATCGTCGCCGAGAGCCGCGCCGCGGAGCGCAGCAGTTCCTTCGATGTCTCCGGTGCCGTGACACTGACCGCCGGTCTCGTGCTGCTGATCTTCACCCTCGGTCAGACCATCGACGACTCCGACGTGCCGATGGGCCGCATCTACGGCGGCTTCGCCCTCTCCGCGGTCCTGCTCATCGCGTTCGTGCTCATCGAGCGCCGTGCCAAGGCACCGCTGATCCCGCTCGGCATCTTCAAGCGCAAGTCGCTGCGGGCCGCCAACGTCGTCGCCATCCTGCTCCTCGGCACCTGCGTCACGCTGTTCTTCTTCGCCAGCCTGTTCATGCAGCAGGTTCTCGACTGGTCGGCCCTGAAGACCGGTATGGCGTACGTCCCGCTCGCGGTGATCGTCGCGGTGGGCGCGGGCGTCGCCTCCCAGCTGGTGACCAAGGTCGCGGCCAAGCCTGTGCTGATGACCGGTCTGGCGCTGACCAGCGTGGGCATGTTCCTGCTGTGGCGCGCCCCGTCCGACGCCTCCTACCTCGTGGACCTGCTGCCCGCCTTCCTGCTCTCCGGGCTCGGTCTCGGTCTGTCGTTCGTGCCGGTGCAGGTCGCGGCGTTCCAGGGCACCAACGAGGACGACTCCGGTCTGTCCGCGGGCCTGATCAACACCGCGCAGGAGGTCGGCGGCGCCCTGGGCCTCGCCGTGGCCGCCACCTACGCCTTCCGCCAGGTCGAGCAGTTGACCGAGTGGGCGGACGGAGTGCCCGCGCGGGTGACCCAGGCACGCACGGAGGTCTTCCATGACGCGTTCCTGGCGGGTGCCTGCTTCGCCGCGGCCGGCCTGGTCCTCACGCTGATCCTGCTGCCCTTCACCAAGGCATCGGACCAGTCGGCCGCCGCACCCGCCAACAACTGA
- a CDS encoding winged helix-turn-helix transcriptional regulator, which translates to MSSTTSHAGQVDSELACPVSPVVDIVFSRWTTPILWTLNEFGRQRFVELQRNVGTITPKVLTQRLRQMERDGMVVRTYHPEVPPRVEYEISELGRSLAPLFAHLAEWSTENLRKVERARQEFDEAEERTPSLR; encoded by the coding sequence ATGAGCAGCACCACCTCGCATGCCGGGCAGGTCGACTCGGAGCTGGCATGTCCGGTCTCCCCGGTGGTCGACATCGTCTTCAGCCGCTGGACGACGCCGATCCTGTGGACGCTGAACGAGTTCGGCCGACAGCGTTTCGTCGAACTCCAGCGCAACGTCGGCACCATCACGCCGAAGGTCCTCACCCAGCGGCTGCGCCAGATGGAGCGCGACGGCATGGTCGTGCGCACGTACCACCCCGAGGTGCCGCCCCGGGTCGAGTACGAGATCAGCGAGCTCGGCCGCAGCCTGGCGCCGCTCTTCGCCCACCTCGCCGAGTGGTCCACGGAGAACCTCCGGAAGGTCGAGCGGGCCCGGCAGGAGTTCGACGAGGCGGAGGAGCGGACGCCCTCGCTGAGGTGA